Part of the Juglans regia cultivar Chandler chromosome 14, Walnut 2.0, whole genome shotgun sequence genome, CTGTTGGTTCTTTTATTTGAGTTGTGGTTACGATGCTAGGGCATTTTCTGATCACTTATTTTTCCTCCTTGTATGCCTCTGTTCTTCAGTTCTTTTATCCAGTGGATGGGCTATTGTAAGTTACCAGTATATAAGCTTCAATGCTTGTCACATCATTGGGTGAATTGACTTTGTGGTTTTATAGTTGCATTTAGGTTCTCCAGTTTATCGGGGAGTGTGAGATGTGAATATTGCTGATGCTTTTTCCTCGGGCGATTGTACATGTGTCTGCTACTAAAATCTTATTCCGGCATGCTAGTTTATTTGGTGTTTGACTAACCATTTACGACTGCAgtatttctcataaatttcaaTTCCCGGTATATTTAAGAAATATGAATTGATCTCTGTttgcttctaattaattagactATCTGTTCATTAAAATGCGTAGTCTCACAAATTGAGTACTTTGATGTCACGATTGATCTACATATTTCAGAGAACAGGATGGTTTTTCAAGGAAAGATTCGTGATGCAatactacttatcaaaaaacattCGTGATGCAATACTGTAACTATTTGTCTGTCATCAGAAAGGTTGCAACTTTTGATCTGTCCTACTTCAATAATCACGTGGTTTGTGTTTCAAGAGTTTTGGTCTACTGTGATAAGAACTGTAAGTGGACGTGGTGCTGATATTACCCTAAGTCGACCCTCAATTTAAATCAAGTGTGAGGCTTATCTATAGACTATACTAGGACTTGCAGATTGGATAGAGGCACTGTAAGAAGTTTTTCTGCCTTGAAACTACAAGTTGGATGGATAGGCAAGTTCGTCTAGATGTGTTGCCATATGCCAATATTAATAAAGTGGCACTCTTTTCATCCTTCAAGAGCTTGACAAGATGCACCTATCACTTTCAATAGTTGTAGAAGCTTAACCAGGTTTTGAGTTGGGAAGGGTGTACGCATTCGTAATCACCTCTAATATTGAAGTGTCATCTAGTCAACTATCAATTGAGTTTTCTACATTGCCTTTAGGAAAGCATCATGTAATATGTCTCCATTTGCAGGACATGGTAGCTGCCGTCCGAATAGAATGCTTAGTATAGGCGATTAAAGGAGGTAGTGTAACGGCTTTATGGCTTGGGACTTTGATATGTAGTAGGGATTATGCTTGGAGAGTTCCAATGGCTGTTGTTAGCAGTTGCAGTAAGCTCAGAATGCTATTATGGCTATTTATCTCACGGGATTCTTACACTAGGATGCAGGCAGGCATTTCATGATTACGGAGTGAGGTTGTCATGTCGTGTTGGCCTTATGGGTTATTTAATACAACCATGTATTAAAACAAAggtatttatgtaaagtgatgttattttactttacaaaaatgtctctcatttaaaatatagttgtataaaaggTTGTatgtctataatttttctttattataatcCTGAACTCGTGAGATGATTAGGATCATCATTCATCAACTTAATTTATGATAGAATTCTTTTGAGTTCAAAAAATGACATTCAGAACATCTCATCCATAGAATTCCATGAATTCTAGAATTGGTGGAAGAAATTTGgtattgtatatatgtttttttatatatggatGAGGGTCCCCCAGAATCTGATATGGATGTGGTTATTGACTGTGTCTACGGAAAATTAACGTGGTAGAAATCTCAACCAGTCGGTGGAGCTCATAGCTTTTGTCCTTCATTAGGCGAAAGAGTAAAGAAGGAAAAACATTGCAATTTCAGGGATCATATGCCAAGTTTATAAAAGCCTGAGTGGAAGAAGTATCAGGAAACAGATCAAATATGCCTTACGTGGTAATCTTCTGCAATATTAATGGTCCATGATTTAAAATTAAGCAACACTTAAACGAAACAGTGAGCAATGATATTGATACATCatattcttttgaattttgggatatatgtatatgaaaaaaCTTTCTGACCGGCTGGGCTTATAACTCATTAAAAACAGCCCGCCAATAATATTCTACCACGTACGCTTCTCAAGTTAGTGTTGGTGTGACTGCACTTCACCCGATTATTTGAACATCCATGTCTGGCATTTGAATTTCTAGGTTCCCTTTTGCGATGGTGTGACTCCCAACTCATCGTCGGGGACCCCTCTCACGATGGTGGCAACGAATTGCACAGCCCCCTCTTGTGACCGTAGCAAGGGGACGAACAACCCCCCTCTCGTGACAGCGACAATTCACCGaatggtttcatttttcttatttttgagaATTCTCCTTCGATTCTCTCTTCACATCGTTCACTACTTCAGGTTAGAATATTTTCCAGTTTCTTCGAGTAAGCAATTGcttttctctttaaaattttgACTGGGTATTATTTCCATATGAAGAAATAAGCTGATTTTACGTACTCATTGACTGGgtgttatatacatatacataaacACTTTGAAATGGATGAGTTGTTTCCAGCCCTTTAACAGCCTCTAATAATAAGGTGTCATCTTAGCATTATACATCATTATACAATTTAAAGTCATGAGGATCACCACATGTAATTTCTACCTAAAATTAAATACTTTATGACGGAATTCCAGGCTTCTAGTACTTCCCTCTATTATCAAATGAATTCTTCTTGTTGCTTCTTCTACCGGCCGGCAATTGCTGCCACCACTACTAGACCGAAGTAGCCAGACCGACGCtgaagtcataaaaaaaaaaaacgaagtaGAGCATGATGGGATctgtttatttaattataaaaaataatttgaatatttttagaaatacattatatttttcatatgaatagATAGACTAATAAAGATTCAGATATACCTAAAGATTTGCAAGGCAAGCCCATAGGGCTTCGACGCTTCGGGGCTGCTAGACAAGGCTGTGGGATTTAGTTCTTGCTATTGTTTCGGATGAATTCTTAGAAATTGCGGTGGCAAATGAAGTTTCTGCAACGTTAATGTgtttaatagaataatgatcTTGATCTAAAATAgaggaaaaatgttttatctttgtaaTTCATTGCTGTAGAGTTTCATGTTTCTGCATATCGCTAGTAGATAGTTGTTCTCATGGTGTACTTGTCCAAAGTTGATGAACATAGATTCTTCTTCATACAAGAGAGTCAATTATACAGATGCCCTAAATAAAGACCTTATTCCTTGGATGAATTGAAGCTGAATGGAATAGAAGCATTGTCTCTTGTCACTGGTGGATGCAACACTTAGTCCAATAGAAAGAAACCTACAACTTGTTGTTGCTTTAGGAGAGCTTGCTACCTGGAATGTGCTTGGCTTTTAGCCCACAACAAGTGTGAGATGGCATcatgggagagagggagagagggccATGGTCAatgggagagaggagagggagTCACATGATCTGGGAGATGCAAACATCCTTTAGAGACGAATGAGAGGTCTGTGCGCCGCAATCCATAGTTAGCCCCATGGGTGGCCTACATAGCAAAAAAATATTGGAGGTTGTTTTCAGCCCTTTAGTAGAATGACCGATTAGAAGATTTActcatatacatacatatatatatacatacatacatattttctttttcttttttttttgaagaaatttatgagaCAATGGGAGAGAAACTGGAAGGAGGGAAACCAGTATGTCGATTGCATTCCGTTTTAGAATATCCAAgttatgtataatttttatatatttataaaataaaatttgaaagttttaaattattaagagtCTTCagtttgtatattatattttaaattttattttttaaatcaaattatgaatttgtgtgtgtgtgtgtttgtgtgttaGAACTTGTATTGATGAGGCAAATTGCACCCTCTGTTTTATTCCGATTTGTCGTTTTCTATTTCTAAAGTATCTGCGTATAAAATCCATTGATTTGAATTATTTGTCGCTCTGTAAGCCCTTCATCCatgcttttttaaaaaaaaaaaaaaaaaaaaNNNNNNNNNNNNNNNNNNNNNNNNNNNNNNNNNNNNNNNNNNNNNNNNNNNNNNNNNNNNNNNNNNNNNNNNNNNNNNNNNNNNNNNNNNNNNNNNNNNNTGTCCCTGACTCACTGCAGCAACAGCAAAGGTTACCATTCCTGCAGAACAAGGCTCAAAACATGCAGCAGGAACCTTTGCAAGGCCAGCAAAACAATCAGTCAAGTCGTCATCATCAGCAGTTGGCCCAACAAAAAGATTTTTCTGTACTAAAGCCGCAACTGAAGCTGCATGGGAAACAATGTGGTAATTATACCATGCACCAAACTCAGGTTGCGGCAGAGGGGCATACCCAGAAGACAGCTTCAGCTTTGTTGCCACCTCAAGGGCAACAATCACAACCACAGCTTCCAGTGAGGGAACTGATATCTCAATCACAGCTCGAAAAAGTGCAACCACCACCAACTCCATCACAGCCAGATACAATGGAAATTTCTGAAGCATCAGGTATGCCAAATCATGCAATTTAGAAGGAACAACGTTTATTTTTTTCGAATCcaacaaacaaccaaaaaaaataaaaagaaaacatgcTTCTCAACATTTAATCAAGTTATCCAACTATGCAATATTCTtatatatctatgtatatattttttggttctCTTGTCTCAACAGTTTGCAGTTCCAAATTACGGTAGCACTGAATTGTCTAACTTTTTGCTCTACTTACATAGAAATGATAGTAGaattaaatatagatatagGAAGAATTGCATGCTTGTTCTAGAAAGCAGGAATGCCATTTAGAAAATATACTGTTAATATGACCTTTTTCTGAGTACTGTTAATGTGTCCTTGCCAGCATTATATAAGAACTTACATAAACTAACATATGGACCCCTAGTTATCTATTTAATGGGAAAGATGATTCATTTTGTATTCACTATTCTTTAACAAATCAAATCCAGTAATGAGGTTTAAACTTGCTTGATGCTGGATGAGAATTGGAATCCTTATTGTCAGAAGGAGAGCACACTGGCAAGCCATTCTCAGAATTGTTCAAGTTAGGCAAAGGATGGGTGTCGTGTTTCAACATAGTCTTGAATTCCTAATAGGCAGACAAAGGCGTTGTTTATCAAAGCTATCTTGGATAAGTGGTTATGACATTTTGCCAcgcaacaaaaaaaaacaaaaaaacaaaaaaaacattgtgGAGATTGGTGGCAGAAGTCAAATACAGCAGCCTGTGAGTGAGGTTGGTGTTCATGTTCAAACAAGGTTAGCAGGCTGTTTGGGGTAGGGGTGTGGAAAAACATCAGGGCAGGGTGGGGGGATTTCTCGTTGTCTTTGAGGTGGGAATGAGTCTAAGATCAGATTCTTGCGCAATATATGATGTGGGACCATCCCTTGAAGATAGCAggactttttttctttgattatttttaCTCTTTCAGCCCTTGATGATAGAATCTCCCATTGTAAAGAGGCATTGATAGCAGAGCTTTTATGGATCTTCGAGAATAGACCCCAatggaattttttcttttatcgataaacaaaattttattgagataaAGTAGACAAAGGCCCAAGCATaagggacatatacaagagcgttGCCTATATATGTGAGTTTAGCGATACAAGGAAGTCATGAAAAGACattccattaaaatcaattacaatcgaccaatggaataaggtattgaaaaataaacttctaaGCACTTCCATTGACCGCTCTcgatcttcaaaacttgttgcattcctctccctccaaatacaccaccatagacaaattgggaccatcttccacacttTTGCGATCTGAGGGTTACCCTGAATGCCTTGCCAAGAAGTTAGGAGGTCGATTACCCTTTTTGGCATGACCCAATCTAATACCACCCGAGCAAAGAAATCATTCCATAGGGTCgtagcaatctcacaatgaattAATAGATGATCTATAGATTCTCTactctttttgcacatacaacaccaattcATAACTATGATGTGGCGTTTTTGTAGATTTTCTATTGTGAGGATCTTTCCTAATGaggctgtccacacaaagaaattaCCCTTCATGGGTGcttttgtcttccaaatactcttacATGGGAATGACGTTGTATTATGCATGATCATGGCATGGCTGCATGATAGTAGGAGCGAACTGTGCACTTCCCTTTCTTAGAAGGGCACCAAAAGATCTTGTCTTCAACTCCCTTCATTATATGGGTATAGTACAGTAGATCATAGAACTCCGAGAAAGCAACAACTTTCCAAGCTTGTGCATCTCTAAAGAATTAACGTTCCATTGGGGAGTACCATTAGAAATAGTTAAGAAGTCTGCAATTGACgcttctttcattcttgctaAGCCATAGAATTCTGAGTAAGCTTCCTTGAGTGTTGTATCGTTACACTatacatcatgccaaaatttgattttggacccatcacccacctcaaaaCGGATATTTCTTGAATGTGTCCCAACCTCTTCTTATGTGTTTCCATAAACCAACCCCATATGTCCCATTTACCCCATTTGAACACCATCCTCCCTATGGTTCACCATACTTCGATTCTATGACAGCTCTCCATAATGCCCCTTGTTCATTGTGgtatctccatagccatttgccaagcaaggctTAAAGATAGCAAGTGTCGGATTCCCAATCCTCCTTTTGGGATAGGGGAGCGCACCTTGGATAGGGTACTTTTGGTTAAGGTGACCCTACCACCTTTGGATTGATACGTCCTCTTCCAATTAGCCAGTTTCCGCTCCATTTTTTCTAGTACTTCATCccaaataaattttgattttaatgggGCACCCAAAggaagacccaaatatttcagGCAGCTGGGATATCTTGCATTCCAAATTGTTAGCCATGCTCTCGACATTCGGAACATTCCCCATTGGGACTACTTTTGATTTATCCTAAGTCACCTTCAACTCTGaaacagcttcaaagcataaaagGAGTGCCCACTCTCCTCAAAGCTCGGATTTGATCATGACTAGTGCCATAAAAGATTAGGgtatcatcagcaaataatAGGTGAGATATGAGAAGTGAGCTTGTATTTGCCTCCCCCACTGAGAATAATGGAATGTTACTTTGTAAGAATGatccttcttttctttaatcGTTTGTACTTTTTTAGGCAgaggagattttttttataacatccGTTGGATTCCTTCCAAACTATGGACCTTTGATGTCAAGTCTTTCTAATACCCAATCTTCCCTCAAGATAACCTCCCATTTCCCTGGAAAAagatttggagaaataaggcaCCATCAAGGGTAGCATTCTTTGTTTGGTTGCCTGTGTAAGGGAAGTTCTTAATGATggataacttgaggaagaggAATGCCCTATTAATGGagtggtgttgtatgtgtaagcaATATGGAGCAAACATCAATCATCTTTTACTTCACTGTGAGCGGTTTGAGATCTATAGGCATCAATTTTTCACACATTTGGGTTTGAATGTTTCATGCCTTGGCAGATGGAAGATTTGATGGTTTGTTGTTGTAGTCCTAATCCTATTAGTACTCATAGAAATTTCGAGGTGTTGAAGATGGATACCTTGTGTCTGATATGGTGTCTTTGGCATGAATGCAGTGCTTGTCTTTTGGAGATTGCAAGAGGATGAtgctagaatttttttaattggtatttaagtttttttttacacgTATGcgctttgaataaaatttaccttatcaaaaaaaataaaaggaagttGGACATGGGAAAGAAATTAATGTAGGCGTGTCTTAGTGAAAGGGATGATTTAAACATCAATACTTTTCTGTGTTTGAGTGTGTTTGGGTTCAAAGAATATGAGAGCAAaagaatcataaaaaaaatcttaactaAGCACAAGTTGTGCGACGAGATGCATGATAATGCACTACTCTTTTTCTTAGTTGAGGGTGAATTCTTCTAAAAGTGCCTAATGCAGTCATTTTCTAAGTGTCAGAGAtgtgattttttaattgaagtatCCTGTACATCctaattgaaaggaaaaaaggagaATGCCATGCTTCAAATGTTTGTCTTCCCCGAAATAATGACCCTGGTCATTACATCAAAGCATAAGTACTTCCCTTGTTTAACTTCATTGGTTCAGTCAGGTTGATCTACTTCCAGTGCAGCATTGCGTGAAGTTTTGTTAATTTTAGACAACTCAAAAGAGGTTTCACTCTTTATTCAATTCGTGTTGACTTACAGATCTTTACTCTCATGTAAAACATTTGGCTGCTTGTCTTATAAACTACTGAATCTTCATGATTGTGCTTGCCAGCTTCTAGGAATTGTGGGCATAtcaacaaattttaatttttaccatACAGTTTTACATGTGCTCAACGAGAACCATAAAAAAGTCGcttttattgatgtgaaaatTGCTGGAACATTGCAGAAGGTGGATTTGAGTATGGAAGTTTGTCCCACAAGAAGTTGCTCTCTTTTGAATCTTTTATCTCATTCTACTTGCAATTTATGtgcatataataatttttttttaactttcttttctaaatttacTTTTGCCATACAGACGCATAACATTTTCTCTGTGCTTCTTTGGTAGGACCACTAAATCTCACATCTGAGAAATCGTTTGCAAATATCGGTGATTGGCAAGAGGAGGTTTATCAGAGGGTAATGTCTTATAAGTGCTTTGTTTGACTGTGTGGATTTCTTTTATCATGtgaatataacaaatatattttactgTTTCTTGAGTAAATTCCCAGTTAAGCtgcattttttatgtttttccaGAGACAaccgaattaaaaaaaaaaaaaaaactgtaatagTCAGCCAGTTAATTCCTATTGTCTCACAAATTTTTGCCAAAACAttggtaagtttatttttgataGATTCACACACCATAGGAGTCATAAGTTAGTACTTCATCATTTGGACTGTCAAATatgtattaaatgattaaattcacCTCTTCTCATCATGCTAGAATGCTCGAATAAGCTTATATAAACCTTAATAAGTCAGCTTTAGATATACCTGATCGAAAAATTTCAGACACAACGAGTTGGATTCGATGTGTTAACTGTTCTTTCAGTGTTTAAGACATTTTTCAATGCAGCGAAAGCATCGcaagattttcaaattgttttgAAACATGAAATGAAACCTATTTGAATCCCAGAATGCCATACAAAAAGATTGCataaatatagagaaaagaaaatccattttgTTCTTAGCATAAATTACCAACTACTTTAGAAGACTAGTGTTTAATTGGAGAAACAAAACATTATAAGCAAAACTGTGTAATATATAGATTGACTCTATGCAGATTATCTAGAAAAGAGGTTTGCATATTTAAAAACTCAGGGGCTCTCTGGTGCACTCTGCTCGGCTCCTATAGACTTCTACTCTATGCAGAATAATGACATAGTATGCTGCCGCTGCagttgtgttttatttataagcTATGGTATCACTATCACCtaggacaaaaaataaaaattatactacCAATCATATTACATAAGCTATGATGATCATGTATCGTCATACCTCTGTATAGAGATGGATTGACTGACTgcaaatatgtgattttatattaaatgctGTACTAGTAAACGCTGTTGAATAATATTGGTCTTAACAAAACATGTGATACAGTGTGATAGAAGGTAGGGAAGAACCTTTGGAATTTTAGTTGCACTCATAGCAAGAGGTGAGTGTACTTCAAATGTTGATAAAACATTAGGAATTGCTTCTTTCTATTTATCCTGGAATTTGTTTTTCCAAGTGACTCTCAATGGATCCAAAAtactgaaagaaagaaatggatataTGTTCCATCGCAAAAGATTTATTCCCCTTTAGCACCTGGGGTGGGGTTGGACAGGTCATAGTTGAgtacttaattttatatttttgacatTACATAGTTTTAGTTactggaaattaattaaaattccaATATCATTACTTACcagaaaaatcttttttttgaaATGGGCATGTCTGTGAGGTTGCAGTGTACCTACAAAATAGGAGGCATTCTGGTTTGGAAGACACAATAGAACTGTGAATTTTCAGCTTCTTTCTACGCACAAACCTTCATTGTCACAGCATGCCTGTTACTTTCTCATTTGTAATCCACAAGTCTTGAGCATTTTATCCATATTGCTTGTTCCTCTGtatctctctctgtgttttgaAATTGctcatattgaaatattttctattgtATGTCAGAACTCAACAGTAAAGGGGCGGTATAAGTACGTTTCGTATTCTGTTTATACAATCTTTATCTGCCGATGGATATATGTTAAGTATTCTTGCAGATCATTACTTTTCTCATTATTTTGCTTTGCAGGTTGAAAGTTTAAAAAGCAGGTATTTGAAACAACTTAACGGGTTGCGGCATACATTGACTAATAGGCTCCAGCAGGTGTGCTATAACATAAACTCATGTTTGTGAAGTTGCTGCCATAGCCAAGAATAGATTCTCCACTTTACAtcacaaatctttttttttttttttttttacactaacgatttcttattttgttttgtgttatATTTGCCCGTATTCCTTTTTTCCAGCAGGATTCTGCTCCTTGTCCAACCAACACAGGCCAATTAGAGAAAATTAATCTTGCGTTGAATCTAACTATAGCTTACCTAAATGTGCCCAAAAGCAAGATCACGCCTTCTTATGCGGAGAAGTTGGATACACTTCAAAAGAAGATACTTTGGATTCTTCAGCTGACTGGAAAAAAGTCTGATTCTTCACCACGGGAAGGAAAACTTTTCCCAGATATTTACTCTGTTCAGCAGTTGCCGCAGCCACAAACTCAGACATCTGAAGCGCAACAACTTGAAAATCAAAAGATACCGCCACTGCAATTTACTAAGTCACAGAGTACTCTAGCAGCAATGCAGCGGAACAATTTAATGTTTTTGCAACACGTTTCCAAGTCTTCTTCACCTGAGCCTGCTACTTTGCACCAAAATACGATGCATTTAGGAGACCATTTACCAGCTTCAGAAAAAGGAAATTCAGTGAATATATTGCAGCAGGTTGCCAAGGAATCTTTAGGAAGTCCTAAGAGCATTTCCCAAGAAAATCTTAACACATTATTGCCAACAAGCCATATGAATGGGCAGCAGTCAAATGTGGTTCCTCTTGAGATGAGCTCTAATACACTTCAAAATTTGCAAATGAGACAAACAAAAGAACAACTGGATGTATTGGCTCAAAAGCCTGAGCTAGTATTTCAAAAGCCCAACATGCAGCAACAACTGGTACGAGAGAATCACCAAATATTGCCCCAGCAGGCTGCAAAGCCGCATGCTCATGCAAAACGACAGATTCAGTTGAATGAGGTAAATGAATTAAAAGTGAGACTAGGGACGAGTGTTAATAAGTCACAGCATCAGGAAAATGCAGTAAATGACTCGAGAGTTGAAGGAGGGATGGGTGTCAAATCAGGACGTATTTtgcaaaatcaatctggtgccaCGTGCTCAGTGTATAGTTCTCAGCACGCAAAGCCTGGGGCTTCAGTTCCTATTTCGTCATCCGAAGTCTCCTGTCATCCACTAGCTCACCATTGTCCTCGTATTGATGTGCAAAATCTGCCAACACCTCTTACAGAGGCAGGAACCTGTTTTCATTCTGCAAAGTCTTGCTCTGCCCTACCTTCTTCCTTGGCTCAACCATCCATGTTAGGGAATTGTGAGAAACCTACTTTTGATGCTCCATCACGCTTGGATACTGGAAATATTAGACATCCCCATGTACCTGGTTCTCTAGGACCTGGCCAATCACTTGCCATCTGCACTCCTGGGATGTCAGTCTCGCCATATCTTGAGGAACTTGATACTCTGGATGGCACGAATTGTAATATGCCAACCTTCAATTATGATCAGTCAAGTGTTGCTGAACAGCCTATTAAGCGCTTAATTAATGTGGTTAGTTTGAACTTAAATTGTTAACTtcaattcaaatgttttggttCTAGATTTTCTGTGGGACGTACGATATTTGATTACATATGAAGAAGTTGATCATGCAAAATTTCAGGTGAACTCGATCTCATGTAAAGAACTCAGTGCTGCTATTGGTGACATTGGATCAGTGATTGGTATTACTGATTGGATATCAAGTTCGCTGCCAGCTAATGGGTCTAGAGCAGCAATAGGTGAGGATTTGGTTGCCATGACGAAGTCTAGTTTGCAAGCAAGATATTTAACAGGGTGGAATGATACATCTGGAACAAGGAAAAGGAATCGCTGCACAAATTGGATTGCGTCAAATCCTTCTCCAATGAATGATGGATTCAGACAGTGGATTGACTTGGAGAAACCCGAGTTGGAGTCATCTGCGATGTCTTGTACTAAACGGCCTAGGATTGAGGTAGGTTGCTGTTGTGGTGGGGTTTTCAACCAGAACTAGAAGCTACTATCAAGTTTCTTTTAGTAGCATGACTTCTTGCATGCAGTTTTCAGCAACATAAAACATCAATTCTCAATACAATTGAATTGACGTGCATCATCATCCTTCAGTAGCATGATTTCATGAATGCAGTTTTTTATGGGCGCTCAATTATAGGGAATTGTTCCTCTAGTTTTTGCTTGTTTATGAATGTGAAAATTAACTTTCATCTTTGAACAGTTTGAACGTTGAATCAGAGTGCCTCTTGTATTATGATGTAAGAACTTATCTGTACCCCTTTGCAGGTCAAGCATGTTCTGTTGGAAGAAATTAGGAAAATAAACCAGCAGCTGATAGACACTGTGGTAGTCATTAGTGACGAACATACCA contains:
- the LOC118344496 gene encoding mediator of RNA polymerase II transcription subunit 15a-like isoform X1 — protein: MQQEPLQGQQNNQSSRHHQQLAQQKDFSVLKPQLKLHGKQCGNYTMHQTQVAAEGHTQKTASALLPPQGQQSQPQLPVRELISQSQLEKVQPPPTPSQPDTMEISEASGPLNLTSEKSFANIGDWQEEVYQRVESLKSRYLKQLNGLRHTLTNRLQQQDSAPCPTNTGQLEKINLALNLTIAYLNVPKSKITPSYAEKLDTLQKKILWILQLTGKKSDSSPREGKLFPDIYSVQQLPQPQTQTSEAQQLENQKIPPLQFTKSQSTLAAMQRNNLMFLQHVSKSSSPEPATLHQNTMHLGDHLPASEKGNSVNILQQVAKESLGSPKSISQENLNTLLPTSHMNGQQSNVVPLEMSSNTLQNLQMRQTKEQLDVLAQKPELVFQKPNMQQQLVRENHQILPQQAAKPHAHAKRQIQLNEVNELKVRLGTSVNKSQHQENAVNDSRVEGGMGVKSGRILQNQSGATCSVYSSQHAKPGASVPISSSEVSCHPLAHHCPRIDVQNLPTPLTEAGTCFHSAKSCSALPSSLAQPSMLGNCEKPTFDAPSRLDTGNIRHPHVPGSLGPGQSLAICTPGMSVSPYLEELDTLDGTNCNMPTFNYDQSSVAEQPIKRLINVVNSISCKELSAAIGDIGSVIGITDWISSSLPANGSRAAIGEDLVAMTKSSLQARYLTGWNDTSGTRKRNRCTNWIASNPSPMNDGFRQWIDLEKPELESSAMSCTKRPRIEVKHVLLEEIRKINQQLIDTVVVISDEHTISTAGGGEGTIVMCSFTAVAACPNFKSQPVSSQASPIQPLKLLVPASYPHTSPVLLDKMPVGARENHQDLSVKVISKLNSCLRTLSNPFSVGEIARMWDFCVREVVLEYAVQNGGGNFSSKYGTWETCLGAA
- the LOC118344496 gene encoding mediator of RNA polymerase II transcription subunit 15a-like isoform X2, translating into MQQEPLQGQQNNQSSRHHQQLAQQKDFSVLKPQLKLHGKQCGNYTMHQTQVAAEGHTQKTASALLPPQGQQSQPQLPVRELISQSQLEKVQPPPTPSQPDTMEISEASGPLNLTSEKSFANIGDWQEEVYQRVESLKSRYLKQLNGLRHTLTNRLQQDSAPCPTNTGQLEKINLALNLTIAYLNVPKSKITPSYAEKLDTLQKKILWILQLTGKKSDSSPREGKLFPDIYSVQQLPQPQTQTSEAQQLENQKIPPLQFTKSQSTLAAMQRNNLMFLQHVSKSSSPEPATLHQNTMHLGDHLPASEKGNSVNILQQVAKESLGSPKSISQENLNTLLPTSHMNGQQSNVVPLEMSSNTLQNLQMRQTKEQLDVLAQKPELVFQKPNMQQQLVRENHQILPQQAAKPHAHAKRQIQLNEVNELKVRLGTSVNKSQHQENAVNDSRVEGGMGVKSGRILQNQSGATCSVYSSQHAKPGASVPISSSEVSCHPLAHHCPRIDVQNLPTPLTEAGTCFHSAKSCSALPSSLAQPSMLGNCEKPTFDAPSRLDTGNIRHPHVPGSLGPGQSLAICTPGMSVSPYLEELDTLDGTNCNMPTFNYDQSSVAEQPIKRLINVVNSISCKELSAAIGDIGSVIGITDWISSSLPANGSRAAIGEDLVAMTKSSLQARYLTGWNDTSGTRKRNRCTNWIASNPSPMNDGFRQWIDLEKPELESSAMSCTKRPRIEVKHVLLEEIRKINQQLIDTVVVISDEHTISTAGGGEGTIVMCSFTAVAACPNFKSQPVSSQASPIQPLKLLVPASYPHTSPVLLDKMPVGARENHQDLSVKVISKLNSCLRTLSNPFSVGEIARMWDFCVREVVLEYAVQNGGGNFSSKYGTWETCLGAA